One Mangifera indica cultivar Alphonso chromosome 4, CATAS_Mindica_2.1, whole genome shotgun sequence genomic region harbors:
- the LOC123214820 gene encoding uncharacterized protein LOC123214820 — protein sequence MGFKRPFDDEEFQELHCKHSRQLDVNNKLTQFQQVPSNNALQKPDISGEDVDGVHPHGWQGESESETVVNEFTNSSIEEDAGSKSTFYASISLEHFGYNFPWKTFVPFDNTYSSVLDRSPKKQVPLGPNHQASLPSWDPYTSKNISDCKATINESSSNYLGLDNNVENDNEELLMGTCIIPMPNSILSAQNTDKVGEGSTDCDCLDKGSVRCVQQHIMEAREELLKSLGHENFVKLGLCDMGEVVSRKWTEEEEQAFHDAVYSNPASLGRNFWKHLSAMFPSRTKKEIVSYYFNVFMIQRRASQNRSYSLDIDSDDDEWHGSHGDLYNVQGSGEEDSAIESPVAEDELADTEEDCSEEDDADGDVGNFGADATEEDYGLDCISQSYMEKSSNRNGVDSAVPQVDTSTGRVVTLSIQDDSCTSFEFDMVDTCGPLDAVRAWQVSGAKTDLSKSLHGEPDACNDLVGHASLLDSCDAKAWDGRYSSPIKGVDLLPTCNIIDEIFGQGS from the exons ATGGGATTTAAGCGGCCTTTTGATGATGAAGAATTCCAGGAGCTACATTGCAAACATTCAAGACAGCTTGATGTTAACAATAAGCTGACTCAATTTCAACAAGTTCCCTCTAATAATGCGCTTCAGAAACCTGATATTTCAG GTGAGGATGTGGATGGAGTTCATCCACATGGATGGCAAGGGGAATCTGAAAGTGAAACTGTTGTTAATGAATTCACCAATAGTTCCATTGAGGAAGATGCTGGGTCCAAGTCAACATTTTATGCATCTATTTCACTTGAACATTTTGGATATAACTTCCCATGGAAAACATTTGTTCCATTTGATAATACCTATTCTTCTGTCTTAGATCGCTCCCCTAAAAAACAGGTTCCTCTTGGACCAAATCATCAGGCCAGCCTTCCATCTTGGGACCCCTACACAAGCAAGAACATATCAGATTGTAAAGCCACAATCAACGAAAGTTCCTCAAATTATCTGGGATTAGACAACAATGTTGAAAATGACAATGAAGAGTTGCTGATGGGGACTTGTATTATTCCAATGCCCAACTCAATTTTGTCTGCACAGAACACTGACAAGGTTGGAGAGGGAAGTACAGACTGTGACTGCCTGGACAAGGGCTCTGTCAGATGTGTGCAACAGCATATTATGGAAGCACGGGAAGAACTTTTGAAATCCCTTGGgcatgaaaattttgttaagttGGGTTTATGTGACATGGGAGAGGTGGTGTCCCGTAAATGGACTGAAGAAGAGGAGCAGGCCTTTCATGATGCTGTTTACTCTAATCCTGCATCCCTAGGCAGGAATTTTTGGAAGCACTTGTCAGCAATGTTCCCTTCCAGAACCAAAAAAGAAATagttagttattattttaatgtattcatGATCCAGAGGCGGGCTTCTCAAAATAGAAGTTACTCTCTGGATATCGATAGCGATGATGATGAATGGCATGGAAGTCATGGGGATCTCTACAATGTTCAAGGTTCAGGAGAAGAAGATTCTGCCATTGAGTCTCCTGTTGCTGAAGATGAGCTAGCAGACACTGAAGAGGATTGTTCTGAGGAAGATGATGCTGATGGAGATGTTGGAAATTTTGGTGCTGATGCAACTGAAGAAGATTATGGGTTAGATTGTATATCTCAGTCTTACATGGAAAAGTCGTCAAACAGGAATGGGGTTGATTCTGCAGTTCCACAGGTAGATACAAGTACAGGGAGAGTTGTCACTCTTAGTATTCAAGATGACTCATGTACTTCCTTTGAGTTTGATATGGTTGATACTTGTGGTCCACTGGATGCTGTACGTGCATGGCAAGTAAGTGGAGCAAAGACTGACCTTAGTAAAAGTTTGCATGGTGAACCGGATGCGTGTAATGACCTGGTTGGTCATGCAAGTTTATTGGATTCCTGTGATGCTAAAGCTTGGGATGGACGGTATTCGAGTCCGATAAAAGGTGTTGATCTGCTGCCTACATGCAACATTATTGATGAGATCTTTGGCCAAGGCAGTTGA